The Pseudomonas fragi DNA window CAGTACATCGAACTCTTGCTGCGCGCAGTCCGCGTTGTCACGCATGCGCTGGATCTGGAAGCTGGTTTCAGCCCACTGGCGCTGCAACTCGCCACGCTGACCGGCAAACACTTTTTCACCGTTGAAGGTGATGGTGACTTCGCTGTTGTTCAGCGGCTGGCCGATCACGTCGACACACTCACCCAGGCCTGCGGCGCTGAACTGTGCAAGCACATCAGCGGTCGCGTCCTGACGCACCTGAATCACGGCACCCAGTTCTTCGTTGAACAGGATGGCCGGAAGCTGGCTGGCGCTGTCTGCGAGGCAGTCGAGGGTCAGGTTCAGGCCGCAGTGACCGGAAAACGCCATTTCCATCACGCTGGTGAGCAAACCACCGTCGGAACGGTCGTGGTAAGCCAGCAGGTGGCCATCAGCATTCAGGCCCTGGATCACGGCGAAGAAGGCCTTGAGGTCTTCTGCGTCGTCGACGTCAGGCGCCTGCTTGCCCAGCTTGCCGTAGGTCTGGGCCAGGATCGAGGCGCCCATACGGTTCTGGCCACGGCCCAGGTCGATCAGGATCAGATCGGTCAGACCCTTGTCCATGCGCAGTACCGGGGTCAGGGTCTGGCGAATGTCGAGCACCGGGGCAAAACCGGTCACTACCAGCGACAGCGGCGAGGTCACGGTTTTGTCCGCACCCTCTTCGCTCCAGCGGGTTTGCATCGACATCGAGTCCTTGCCCACCGGGATGGTGATGCCCAGCTCCGGGCACAGTTCCATGCCGACAGCTTTGACCGTGTCGTACAGACGAGCGTCTTCACCCGGGTGGCCGGCAGCGGACATCCAGTTGGCGGACAGCTTGATGTCGCTGATCTTGCCAATGCGCGAAGCGGCGATATTGGTCAGGGTTTCGCCAATGGCCATGCGGCCCGATGCCGGAGCATCCAGCAGTGCCAGCGGGGTACGCTCGCCCATGGCCATGGCTTCGCCGGTGTAGACGTCGAAGCTGGTTGCGGTGACAGCCACGTCAGCCACAGGCACCTGCCACGGGCCAACCATCTGGTCGCGGGCAACCAGACCGGTGATGGTGCGGTCGCCGATGGTGATCAGGAAGCTTTTGCTGGCCACGGCCGGGTGATGCAGGACGCGCTCGACGCACTCGCCGATGCTCAGCGCAGCAGGGTCGAAGTCATCGCCCAGCTCTTCTTCGCGAACGGCCGAACGGTGCATGCGCGGGGCCTTGCCCAGCAGCACTTCCAGTGGCATGTCCACCGGGCTGTTGCCGAAATGGCTGTCGGTCACGGTCAGTTGCGGTTCGGCAGTGGCTTCACCGACAACGGCAAACGGGCAACGCTCACGCTCGCAGATCGCCTGGAAGCGCTCGAAATCTTCGACGCCCACGGCCAGAACATAACGCTCCTGGGATTCGTTGCTCCAGATTTCGTGCGGGGCCATGCCCGGCTCGTCGTTTGGAATGTTGCGCAGTTCGAAACGACCACCACGGTCGCCGTCGTTCACCAGCTCAGGGAAGGCGTTGGACAGGCCACCGGCACCCACGTCGTGGATAAAGCTGATCGGGTTCTTGTCACCCAGCTGCCAGCAACGGTCGATCACTTCCTGGCAACGGCGTTCCATTTCCGGGTTTTCGCGCTGTACCGAAGCGAAGTCCAGGTCAGCCGAGCTTGCGCCGGTGGCCATCGAGGATGCTGCACCGCCACCCAGGCCGATCAGCATGGCCGGGCCGCCCAGCACGATGAGCTTGGAGCCCACGGTGATTTCGGCTTTCTGTACGTGTTCGGCGCGGATGTTGCCCATGCCGCCGGCCAACATGATCGGCTTGTGGTAACCACGCACTTCTTCGCCACGCGGGGTGGTGATGGACTGCTCGAACGTACGGAAGTAGCCGGTCAGGGCCGGACGACCGAATTCGTTGTTGAATGCAGCACCACCCAGCGGGCCTTCGATCATGATGTCCAGCGCGGTCACAATGCGCTCGGGCTTGCCGTATGGCACTTCCCACGGCTGTTCAAAGCCCGGGATCTGCAGGTTGGACACGGTGAAACCGGTCAGGCCGGCCTTTGGCTTGGCACCACGACCGGTTGCACCTTCGTCGCGGATCTCACCACCGGAACCGGTCGCCGCACCCGGGAACGGGGCAATGGCGGTCGGGTGGTTGTGGGTTTCAACCTTCATCAGGATGTGCACCGGCTCCTGCACCGCACCGTACTGGCGGGTTTCAGGGTCCGGGAAGAAACGCCCGGCAACACTGCCGACGATGACCGAGGCATTGTCCTTATAAGCAGACAGAACGCCTTCGCTGTGCATCACGTAGGTGTTCTTGATCATGCCAAACAGGCTCTTGTCCTGGCTTTGGCCGTCAATGTCCCAACTGGCGTTGAAGATCTTGTGGCGGCAATGCTCGGAGTTGGCCTGGGCAAACATCATCAGTTCGATGTCGTGCGGGTTGCGACCCAGACCGTTGAAAGCATTGACCAGATAGTCGATTTCGTCTTCGGCCAGGGCCAGGCCCAGCTCGACGTTGGCTTTTTCCAGCGCGGCGCGACCGCCACCCAGTACGTCAATGGCTGTCAGCGGCTTTGGTTCGGCGTGGCTGAACAAACCGGCAGCCTGCTCCAGGGTACCCAGCACGATTTGCGTCATGCGGTCATGCAATGCAGCAGCGATCAGCTCGGCATCCGCGTCGCTGAACTGGCCAGCCACATAGAATGCAATGCCGCGTTCCAGGCGCTGGATTTTCGCCAGGCCACAGTTACGGGCAATATCGCTGGCCTTGCTCGACCAGGGAGAAATGGTGCCAAACCGCGGCAACACCAGGAACAGTCGGCCACTCGGCTCTTGCACCGGCACGCTTGGGCCGTACTTCAGGAGACGAGCCAGTACCTGCTGTTCATCGCTGGTCAGCTCGCCGGTAGTATCGGCAAAGTGGGCGAATTCAGCATACAAACCCGTGACAGACGGAACCTTGAGGCTCAGTTGTGCAAGGAGTTTGCTGTGGCGAAAGGCAGAAAGGGCAGGAGCGCCGCGCAGGATCAACATCTTCGGGACAGCCTCGGGAGGGGTATGCTTTGAGGCCCGGCATTCTAGCGTAAACCATCGCCAACGGCACCCGAAACGGCACACCAGACGCATACCAAACGCGACTAATCGACCAAAGCCTTATTCTTTATGGCTATCAGCCGCTTGGCGCATGGTTGTTTATGATCTTTAAAGAGCGATCCACCCCCCATTCCACAAGGGTTTCAGCGATTTTCGCGGTCAATATCAGAATGACTGAAAATTGTCGAGATATGGCACCCGCGCTGCTTTGCGTATACTGCGCGGATGTTTTCTCTAACTGATATCCGCCCGCGCTGCGCCAAATGGCTGCTCGCAACCGGACTCTTCCTGATGCTCAGTGCCTGCGTTGAAAAACCCAGCACCCTGGAGCGCGTAAAGGAGGATGGGGTACTGCGGGTGATTACCCGTAACAGCCCCGCGACCTACTTCGAGGATCGCAACGGTGAAACCGGCTTCGAATACGAGCTGGTGAAACGCTTTGCCGATGATCTGGGGGTCGAGCTCAAGATCGAAACCGCCGACAACCTGGACGACATGTTCAACCAGCTGGGCCAGCCTGACGGCCCGGTTCTGGCTGCTGCCGGCCTGGTCAGCAGCGAGAAGCGCCTGCAACAAGCCCGATTTTCCCACCCCTACCTCGAAGTCACGCCGCAGATCATCTATCGCAATGGCCAGTCGCGGCCGACCTCTGCCGCTGACCTGGTGGGCAAGCGCATCACCGTGCTCAAGGGCAGCTCCCATGCCGAGCAACTGGCCGAGCTGAAAAAGCAGTATCCCGGGATCGAGTACGACGAATCCGACGCCGTTGAAGTGGTCGACTTGCTGCGCATGGTCGATGAAGGCCAGATTGACCTCACGCTGGTCGACTCCAACGAAGTGGCGATGAACCAGGTGTACTTCCCCAACGTGCGCGTGGCCTTTGACCTGGGCGATGCGCGCAGCCAGCGCTGGGCGGTGGCGGCAGGTGAAGACAACAGCCTGCTTAACGAGATCAACGCCTACCTGGACAAGGTTGAAAAGAACGGCACCCTGCAACGTCTCAAGGACCGTTATTACGGGCATGTCGACGTACTTGGCTACGTCGGCGCCTACACATTCGCCCAGCACCTGCAGCAACGCTTGCCCAAGTACGAAAAGTTCTTCAAGGACGCGGCCAAGAAAGAGCAGATCGACTGGCGCCTGCTGGCGGCAATGGGCTATCAAGAATCCCTGTGGCAACCTGCAGTAACGTCAAAAACCGGCGTTCGCGGCCTGATGATGCTGACCCAGAACACAGCACAGGCGATGGGCGTGTCCAACCGCCTGGATGCCAAGCAGAGCATCATGGGCGGTGCCAAGTACCTGGCGCTGATCAAGAGCGAACTGGACGATGATATTCAAGAGCCGGATCGCACCTGGTTTGCACTGGCGGCCTACAACGTGGGTGGCGGTCACCTTGAAGACGCGCGCAAGCTGGCCAAGAAGGAAGGCCTGAACCCGAACAAGTGGCTGGACGTAAAGAAAATGCTGCCTCGCCTTGCGCAGAAGCAGTGGTACAGCAAAACCCGCTATGGCTACGCCCGCGGCGGCGAGCCGGTGCACTTTGTGGCCAACATCCGTCGTTACTACGACATCCTGACCTGGGCTACGCAGCCGCAGCTTGAAGGCGACCAGGCGGCGGACAGCAAACTGCACATCCCCGGCATCGACAAGACCAAGCCCAAGGAAGAGCCGCAGCTTTAGCTGAGGGAGCGAGCCTGTTGTGGGAGCGGGCTTGCTCGCGATTGCCCCAGCATGGTCTTACAGGTAAAACCTGCCGCCCGCATCGCGAGCAAGCCCGCTCCCACAGGGGTCCAGGATCCGGCCCTCAGGTTTTAGTCTTTCGCGGCCGCCACGATCAGCGCCTTCATCTCGGCAACAGCCGACTTGAAGCCCACGAACAACGCATGCGCCACCAGCGCATGGCCAATGTTCAACTCGTTAATCCCCTTGATGGCCGCTACCGCTTCCACGTTGTGGTAATGCAAACCGTGGCCGGCATTGACGATCAGCCCTTGAGCCAGGCCAAACGCTACGCCATCGGCGACACGCTGCAATTCTTCGGCGACTTCGGTCGGAGTCTGTGCATCGGCATAACGGCCCGTGTGCAGCTCGATCGCTGGCGCGCCAACGCGTTTTGAAGCTTCGATCTGACGCTCATCGGCATCGATAAACAGCGACACTTCACAGCCAATCCTGCTCAGCCGCTCGACCGCCGCCTTGATCCGCGCTTCTTGCCCGGCAACATCCAGACCGCCTTCAGTGGTCAGTTCCTGACGGGTTTCAGGCACCAGGCAGATATGCGCCGGGCGAATACACTCAGCAAACACCATCATTTCT harbors:
- the purL gene encoding phosphoribosylformylglycinamidine synthase — translated: MLILRGAPALSAFRHSKLLAQLSLKVPSVTGLYAEFAHFADTTGELTSDEQQVLARLLKYGPSVPVQEPSGRLFLVLPRFGTISPWSSKASDIARNCGLAKIQRLERGIAFYVAGQFSDADAELIAAALHDRMTQIVLGTLEQAAGLFSHAEPKPLTAIDVLGGGRAALEKANVELGLALAEDEIDYLVNAFNGLGRNPHDIELMMFAQANSEHCRHKIFNASWDIDGQSQDKSLFGMIKNTYVMHSEGVLSAYKDNASVIVGSVAGRFFPDPETRQYGAVQEPVHILMKVETHNHPTAIAPFPGAATGSGGEIRDEGATGRGAKPKAGLTGFTVSNLQIPGFEQPWEVPYGKPERIVTALDIMIEGPLGGAAFNNEFGRPALTGYFRTFEQSITTPRGEEVRGYHKPIMLAGGMGNIRAEHVQKAEITVGSKLIVLGGPAMLIGLGGGAASSMATGASSADLDFASVQRENPEMERRCQEVIDRCWQLGDKNPISFIHDVGAGGLSNAFPELVNDGDRGGRFELRNIPNDEPGMAPHEIWSNESQERYVLAVGVEDFERFQAICERERCPFAVVGEATAEPQLTVTDSHFGNSPVDMPLEVLLGKAPRMHRSAVREEELGDDFDPAALSIGECVERVLHHPAVASKSFLITIGDRTITGLVARDQMVGPWQVPVADVAVTATSFDVYTGEAMAMGERTPLALLDAPASGRMAIGETLTNIAASRIGKISDIKLSANWMSAAGHPGEDARLYDTVKAVGMELCPELGITIPVGKDSMSMQTRWSEEGADKTVTSPLSLVVTGFAPVLDIRQTLTPVLRMDKGLTDLILIDLGRGQNRMGASILAQTYGKLGKQAPDVDDAEDLKAFFAVIQGLNADGHLLAYHDRSDGGLLTSVMEMAFSGHCGLNLTLDCLADSASQLPAILFNEELGAVIQVRQDATADVLAQFSAAGLGECVDVIGQPLNNSEVTITFNGEKVFAGQRGELQRQWAETSFQIQRMRDNADCAQQEFDVLLEEDNPGLTAQLSFDVNANISAPYIKKGIRPQVAVLREQGVNGQVEMAAAFDRAGFNAIDVHMSDILAGRVDLNEFKGLVACGGFSYGDVLGAGEGWAKSALFNTRARDAFQSFFERTDSFSLGVCNGCQMMSNLSELIPGSELWPHFVRNRSEQFEARVAMVQVQESNSIFLQGMAGSRMPIAIAHGEGHAEFASEEAMLQADLSGAVALRFVDNHGKVTENYPANPNGSPRGITGLTSRDGRVTIMMPHPERVFRAVQNSWRPEEWSEDAPWLRMFRNARVWVD
- the mltF gene encoding membrane-bound lytic murein transglycosylase MltF, translated to MFSLTDIRPRCAKWLLATGLFLMLSACVEKPSTLERVKEDGVLRVITRNSPATYFEDRNGETGFEYELVKRFADDLGVELKIETADNLDDMFNQLGQPDGPVLAAAGLVSSEKRLQQARFSHPYLEVTPQIIYRNGQSRPTSAADLVGKRITVLKGSSHAEQLAELKKQYPGIEYDESDAVEVVDLLRMVDEGQIDLTLVDSNEVAMNQVYFPNVRVAFDLGDARSQRWAVAAGEDNSLLNEINAYLDKVEKNGTLQRLKDRYYGHVDVLGYVGAYTFAQHLQQRLPKYEKFFKDAAKKEQIDWRLLAAMGYQESLWQPAVTSKTGVRGLMMLTQNTAQAMGVSNRLDAKQSIMGGAKYLALIKSELDDDIQEPDRTWFALAAYNVGGGHLEDARKLAKKEGLNPNKWLDVKKMLPRLAQKQWYSKTRYGYARGGEPVHFVANIRRYYDILTWATQPQLEGDQAADSKLHIPGIDKTKPKEEPQL
- the pdxJ gene encoding pyridoxine 5'-phosphate synthase; this encodes MTQSNRILLGVNIDHVATLRQARGTRYPDPVKAALDAEEAGADGITVHLREDRRHIQERDVLLLKDVLQTRMNFEMGVTEEMMVFAECIRPAHICLVPETRQELTTEGGLDVAGQEARIKAAVERLSRIGCEVSLFIDADERQIEASKRVGAPAIELHTGRYADAQTPTEVAEELQRVADGVAFGLAQGLIVNAGHGLHYHNVEAVAAIKGINELNIGHALVAHALFVGFKSAVAEMKALIVAAAKD